From Ignisphaera aggregans DSM 17230, the proteins below share one genomic window:
- a CDS encoding peptidase S8 and S53 subtilisin kexin sedolisin (COGs: COG1404 Subtilisin-like serine protease~InterPro IPR000209~KEGG: dge:Dgeo_2081 peptidase S8 and S53, subtilisin, kexin, sedolisin~PFAM: peptidase S8 and S53 subtilisin kexin sedolisin~SPTR: C1XJP8 Subtilisin-like serine protease~PFAM: Subtilase family), with translation MFLMRRLLSILIIIVIFIYMLIPYQTIIAKTKYSEILILYKDDNDITFIVSQGCVLERIYSVFDIVLALCPYESIPKLNSYNLYTVPNFNVSIHSTLASFKTYMHINEISNDAGSTNAWSWAISRVSADIVWQLLNNTGRGVNIAILDTGIDPYHPLLIGKLSAWIEFDRKGNPVCSKPHDTHGHGTWVSSIAVGGDATRYRFGVAPDAKIMVALVLPGGYGTAAQILAGLEWVLKPYDCNGRPLNISKPDVVSMSFGSESNYTNIFLPAIRKLIENGIIPVAAIGNSGPYSSANPGNIWGVIGVGAIDKDNSLAWFSSYEYVEWPEPPSDWPFKGEYPSVYRKPDVVAPGVDIPGAFPGGLIAIGSGTSASTPIVAGIAGILSEILKSKGYYGSSLVEKVYDILTSTASPLPYNGSGYGLIDAFLATSKALGRSINIIDLKFSPSVARPLSSINIYPQNLDVSKEVLIFLSGINVYKGPYVRNTVITISIPPTHIGGNTLIFVDKDGTLYNRTIVIVTPALILSNRTAIPGRNISILISGIGIGDLIVLYLGNNILTLDFADLRGTYLANLLIPYVEKGNYNLTLVDLSTPSIVLRDSISILPLNYSRTVVINNTYITKIYNPSINIFSILVKTKDYYTIKRIDYFDISISSNINITNISINLIRPLDIEFKVLNISKILPQLYRVWFYINNITSESRDIIISIEVSTNNGTITYPMTLTVKSRDIIADIDSTTSQAMTRISILNTTLNNALNLINDITLNITKMNRDISYIYTKYQEQEKSLSSIISNISRGIENVNSLSKRIENLTIISTILFIATLIMLLTTYITIVRRRK, from the coding sequence ATGTTTTTAATGAGAAGATTATTATCCATACTAATTATAATAGTGATATTTATCTATATGTTGATACCCTATCAAACTATTATAGCAAAAACAAAATATAGCGAGATATTAATACTGTATAAGGATGACAATGATATTACTTTTATAGTATCTCAGGGATGTGTCTTAGAGAGAATATATAGTGTTTTCGATATAGTCTTAGCTCTATGTCCCTATGAGAGTATTCCAAAATTAAATAGCTACAACCTGTATACTGTTCCTAACTTTAATGTATCTATCCATAGCACATTGGCATCATTTAAAACATATATGCATATAAATGAAATTAGTAATGATGCTGGATCTACTAATGCATGGTCTTGGGCTATATCTAGAGTTTCAGCAGATATTGTTTGGCAATTACTTAATAATACAGGTCGAGGAGTGAATATAGCTATTCTTGATACTGGTATAGATCCCTATCACCCATTACTCATAGGCAAGCTATCTGCATGGATAGAATTTGATAGGAAGGGTAATCCCGTTTGTTCAAAACCTCATGATACCCATGGACATGGGACATGGGTTTCAAGTATAGCTGTAGGTGGTGATGCTACACGTTATAGATTTGGTGTTGCGCCAGATGCTAAAATTATGGTAGCTCTAGTTCTTCCTGGAGGTTATGGTACTGCTGCACAGATATTAGCAGGACTTGAATGGGTTTTAAAGCCATATGATTGCAATGGAAGACCATTAAATATATCAAAACCAGATGTAGTATCTATGAGCTTTGGTAGTGAGAGTAACTACACAAATATCTTCTTACCAGCTATAAGAAAATTAATAGAGAATGGCATAATTCCTGTAGCAGCAATAGGTAACTCTGGACCCTATAGCTCAGCTAACCCTGGAAATATTTGGGGTGTTATAGGTGTTGGAGCCATAGATAAAGATAATAGTTTAGCATGGTTTAGTAGCTATGAATATGTTGAATGGCCTGAACCTCCATCTGATTGGCCATTCAAGGGAGAGTATCCATCAGTATATCGTAAACCAGATGTAGTTGCACCAGGTGTTGATATACCTGGTGCTTTTCCCGGAGGACTTATAGCTATAGGTAGTGGCACTAGTGCATCTACACCAATTGTAGCAGGTATAGCTGGAATACTCTCCGAGATACTAAAATCTAAAGGTTATTACGGATCTTCTCTTGTTGAAAAAGTATATGATATTCTAACCTCGACCGCATCACCATTACCATATAATGGATCGGGATACGGACTTATTGATGCTTTCCTTGCTACTTCAAAAGCTCTTGGAAGATCTATCAATATAATTGATTTGAAGTTTTCCCCCTCCGTAGCAAGACCTCTGAGCAGTATAAATATATATCCACAAAATCTAGATGTAAGCAAAGAGGTTCTCATCTTTCTATCTGGGATAAATGTATATAAAGGCCCATATGTTAGGAATACCGTAATAACAATTTCTATTCCTCCAACACATATAGGTGGAAATACGTTAATATTTGTTGATAAAGATGGAACATTATATAATAGAACAATAGTTATTGTTACACCTGCATTAATATTAAGCAATAGAACAGCAATTCCAGGAAGAAATATCTCTATTCTTATCTCTGGTATCGGAATAGGAGATCTAATAGTATTATATCTAGGTAACAATATATTGACATTAGATTTTGCAGATCTACGTGGAACATATCTCGCTAATTTACTCATACCCTATGTTGAGAAGGGAAACTATAATTTAACTCTAGTAGATCTTTCAACACCATCAATAGTACTTAGAGACTCTATCTCAATACTTCCACTAAACTATAGTAGGACTGTCGTTATAAATAATACCTATATAACAAAAATCTATAACCCTTCAATCAATATCTTTTCAATTCTAGTAAAAACAAAGGATTACTATACAATAAAAAGAATAGATTATTTCGATATCTCAATAAGTAGTAATATCAATATAACAAATATAAGTATCAATCTTATTAGACCTTTAGACATAGAGTTCAAGGTTCTCAATATATCAAAGATTCTTCCCCAGCTATATAGAGTCTGGTTCTATATCAATAATATTACCTCAGAGTCTAGAGATATCATAATATCAATAGAAGTTTCTACAAATAATGGAACAATAACTTATCCTATGACTCTAACTGTTAAGAGTAGAGATATTATAGCAGATATTGATAGTACAACTAGCCAAGCAATGACCAGAATTAGTATACTTAATACAACACTAAATAATGCATTGAATCTTATCAACGATATTACTTTAAATATTACAAAAATGAATAGAGATATCTCATATATCTATACAAAGTATCAGGAGCAAGAAAAATCTCTATCTAGTATAATATCAAATATTAGTAGAGGTATAGAGAATGTGAATTCGCTAAGCAAGAGAATAGAAAACTTAACAATAATATCAACAATACTATTCATAGCAACTTTAATAATGTTACTTACTACATACATAACTATTGTTAGAAGAAGAAAATAG
- a CDS encoding ribokinase (COGs: COG0524 Sugar kinase ribokinase family~InterPro IPR002139:IPR011611:IPR013749:IPR011877~KEGG: bth:BT_2803 ribokinase~PFAM: PfkB domain protein; Phosphomethylpyrimidine kinase type-1~SPTR: C3R065 Ribokinase~TIGRFAM: ribokinase~PFAM: pfkB family carbohydrate kinase~TIGRFAM: ribokinase) produces MVIISVVGSIHMDFYIKLPKLPQPDETVMGYGFTMMPGGKGANQAVCAARLGAKTYMIGRVGKDIFGERALQSLASAGVNIDYVAIDEEAHTGIAFILLNTAGENMIAVAPGTDYRVSERDVDRAIDVIKQSDSLLLQLEIPINTVVYAAKIAYRHGVRVLLNPAPAMALPKELYSYIDVLVPNRTEAEMLTSIKINSIDDAVKAGRELIGMGVENVIITMGNRGAVIVSKDFYHHVPAFKVDVVDTTGAGDVFVAALGVFLSRGMDIVSACRYACAAAALKISRMGAQSAPTLDEVENFIRQHQLISSVKIYGVS; encoded by the coding sequence ATGGTTATAATATCTGTTGTTGGAAGCATACATATGGATTTCTATATAAAGTTGCCAAAACTTCCTCAACCAGATGAAACAGTAATGGGCTATGGATTTACTATGATGCCAGGGGGCAAGGGCGCAAATCAAGCTGTATGTGCAGCAAGGCTCGGTGCAAAGACATATATGATTGGACGTGTTGGTAAAGATATTTTTGGTGAAAGAGCACTACAATCATTGGCTTCAGCAGGTGTAAATATAGATTATGTGGCGATAGATGAGGAAGCCCATACAGGAATAGCATTCATTCTTCTCAATACAGCTGGCGAGAATATGATAGCTGTAGCACCAGGAACAGATTATAGAGTTTCAGAGAGAGATGTTGATAGAGCTATAGATGTAATAAAACAATCAGATTCATTACTATTACAACTTGAGATACCGATCAATACTGTTGTATATGCAGCTAAAATTGCTTATAGACATGGTGTTAGAGTATTACTCAATCCTGCACCAGCTATGGCCCTACCTAAAGAGCTCTATAGCTATATAGATGTCTTAGTTCCTAATAGAACAGAAGCAGAGATGCTAACATCCATCAAAATAAATAGTATTGATGATGCAGTAAAAGCTGGGAGAGAATTAATAGGGATGGGTGTAGAGAATGTTATTATTACAATGGGGAATAGAGGAGCGGTAATAGTGTCCAAGGACTTTTATCACCATGTACCAGCATTTAAGGTAGATGTTGTTGATACAACAGGTGCTGGAGATGTTTTTGTCGCCGCTCTTGGAGTATTTCTATCTAGGGGCATGGATATAGTTAGTGCATGTAGATATGCCTGTGCAGCTGCAGCACTAAAGATAAGTAGAATGGGAGCTCAATCTGCCCCAACATTAGATGAGGTAGAGAATTTCATTAGACAACATCAATTGATTAGTAGTGTGAAAATATATGGAGTTAGTTAA
- a CDS encoding Haloacid dehalogenase domain protein hydrolase (COGs: COG0546 phosphatase~InterPro IPR005834~KEGG: kcr:Kcr_0234 HAD family hydrolase~PFAM: Haloacid dehalogenase domain protein hydrolase~SPTR: B1L3G5 HAD-superfamily hydrolase, subfamily IA, variant 3), which produces MELVKAIVFDIDGTLVYLPVKWNKVLEELINLGITDARSFLAIISRYHGTEIFHRINKIVEDEELKAIEKMVILDDSPTYVKKLCSKYKIGFVTMQSRNVAKKILQLLELDRCSHVVLTREEARTRIEQISKIIGILGVNPSEVLFFGDKIIDAIAAIVNGVKAVIILRGNVNLRISDTDDLEEDLEVLGIPIARDLRMAIEYAKSLKYIE; this is translated from the coding sequence ATGGAGTTAGTTAAGGCTATAGTATTTGATATAGATGGAACACTAGTATATCTTCCAGTAAAGTGGAATAAAGTTTTAGAAGAATTGATAAATCTAGGTATTACAGATGCAAGAAGTTTTCTAGCTATAATATCGAGATACCATGGAACTGAAATTTTTCATAGAATAAATAAAATTGTTGAAGATGAAGAGCTTAAAGCAATTGAAAAAATGGTCATACTAGATGATTCACCAACATATGTAAAGAAGCTATGTAGCAAATACAAAATAGGTTTTGTGACTATGCAAAGCAGAAATGTTGCAAAGAAAATTCTACAGCTATTGGAACTAGATAGATGTAGCCATGTAGTATTGACACGAGAAGAGGCTAGAACAAGAATAGAACAAATATCGAAGATTATAGGAATACTAGGGGTAAACCCCAGCGAAGTTTTATTCTTTGGAGATAAAATTATAGATGCAATAGCAGCTATAGTTAATGGAGTTAAAGCAGTAATTATCTTGAGAGGTAATGTGAATTTAAGGATAAGCGATACTGATGATCTTGAGGAAGATCTAGAGGTCTTAGGCATACCTATAGCTAGAGATCTCAGAATGGCTATAGAATATGCTAAAAGTCTTAAATACATAGAATAG
- a CDS encoding phosphoribosylaminoimidazole-succinocarboxamide synthase (COGs: COG0152 Phosphoribosylaminoimidazolesuccinocarboxamide (SAICAR) synthase~InterPro IPR001636:IPR018236~KEGG: dka:DKAM_0519 phosphoribosylaminoimidazolesuccinocarboxamide synthase~PFAM: SAICAR synthetase~PRIAM: Phosphoribosylaminoimidazolesuccinocarboxamide synthase~SPTR: B8D414 Phosphoribosylaminoimidazolesuccinocarboxamide synthase~TIGRFAM: phosphoribosylaminoimidazole-succinocarboxamide synthase~PFAM: SAICAR synthetase~TIGRFAM: phosphoribosylaminoimidazole-succinocarboxamide synthase), whose translation MSLKILYEGKSKRVYVKNEDELVMEFKDDVTAMDGAIKASASGKGVLAARMSAYFFKVLEDNGIETHYIDYDGTRNITVKRLSIVPIEVIVRNYAYGSLLKRMPLYKSLQKLDPPLIEFHYKDDSLHDPLILPEDILNVGLLSRNELDYIVETTLRVNKVLDNIFSSKGLRFVDLKLEFGRDKNGRLIVADEISGDTFRVLDENGNHLDKEIFRKTKDVNIMVKAYIELCKRLGIEVKDVVSS comes from the coding sequence ATGTCTCTGAAAATCCTATATGAAGGTAAGAGTAAACGTGTTTATGTAAAAAATGAGGATGAACTTGTTATGGAGTTTAAAGATGATGTTACAGCTATGGACGGTGCCATAAAAGCTTCTGCAAGTGGTAAGGGTGTTTTAGCTGCTAGGATGAGTGCATATTTCTTTAAGGTGTTGGAGGACAATGGTATAGAGACACACTATATAGATTATGATGGGACTAGAAACATAACTGTAAAGAGATTGTCTATAGTTCCTATAGAAGTTATAGTTAGGAATTATGCATATGGATCTCTCCTCAAGAGAATGCCTCTATATAAATCTCTTCAAAAACTTGATCCTCCACTTATAGAGTTTCACTATAAGGATGATAGTCTTCACGATCCACTTATACTACCTGAGGATATTCTCAATGTAGGTTTGTTAAGCCGAAATGAGCTTGACTATATAGTTGAAACAACCCTTAGAGTAAACAAGGTTCTTGACAATATATTCTCATCTAAGGGCTTAAGATTTGTAGATCTAAAGCTTGAGTTTGGAAGGGATAAGAATGGCAGACTTATTGTAGCTGATGAGATTAGTGGTGATACCTTTAGAGTTTTGGATGAGAATGGTAATCATCTAGATAAAGAGATATTCAGGAAAACTAAAGATGTAAACATTATGGTCAAAGCATATATCGAACTCTGTAAAAGGCTTGGAATAGAAGTGAAAGATGTTGTATCAAGTTGA
- a CDS encoding phosphoribosylformylglycinamidine synthase, purS (COGs: COG1828 Phosphoribosylformylglycinamidine (FGAM) synthase PurS component~InterPro IPR003850~KEGG: dka:DKAM_0520 phosphoribosylformylglycinamidine synthase~PFAM: phosphoribosylformylglycinamidine synthetase PurS~SPTR: B8D415 Phosphoribosylformylglycinamidine synthase~TIGRFAM: phosphoribosylformylglycinamidine synthase, purS~PFAM: Phosphoribosylformylglycinamidine (FGAM) synthase~TIGRFAM: phosphoribosylformylglycinamidine synthase, purS protein) → MLYQVEVIISLKKGIRDPEAETIHKHLILRKGFDSIKSVRAGKYLLFSVDTDSPEKALEIVKTMCEKLRIYNPVIHDIEVRLSG, encoded by the coding sequence ATGTTGTATCAAGTTGAGGTTATAATATCTCTTAAGAAGGGTATTAGAGATCCTGAAGCTGAGACTATACATAAGCATCTAATTCTTAGAAAAGGTTTCGATTCTATAAAATCCGTTAGAGCAGGCAAATACCTTCTCTTCTCTGTAGATACCGATAGTCCTGAGAAAGCACTTGAGATTGTTAAAACAATGTGTGAAAAGCTGAGGATATACAACCCAGTTATTCACGATATAGAGGTGAGACTCTCTGGCTAG
- a CDS encoding phosphoribosylformylglycinamidine synthase subunit I (COGs: COG0047 Phosphoribosylformylglycinamidine (FGAM) synthase glutamine amidotransferase domain~InterPro IPR010075~KEGG: dka:DKAM_0521 phosphoribosylformylglycinamidine synthase I~PRIAM: Phosphoribosylformylglycinamidine synthase~SPTR: B8D416 Phosphoribosylformylglycinamidine synthase I~TIGRFAM: phosphoribosylformylglycinamidine synthase I~PFAM: Glutamine amidotransferase class-I~TIGRFAM: phosphoribosylformylglycinamidine synthase I), with protein sequence MARIAVIKFPGTNCDEDVAHAINTVTSLKAEVIWYKDFTLDPWDAIVIPGGFSYGDWLRAGAIAARTSVLERIAEAVDRGIPVLGICNGFQILVEAGLLPGALTVNDIGRFVCKWVKLYVERPRGPWLSLAEDGMELDMPIAHAEGRYIVDSETYNSILMKSPLIRYKDGWNSNGSLYNIAGVASEDGYVLGLMPHPERASEEELTPPRFSPGGRVIFKSIEYSIKRGW encoded by the coding sequence CTGGCTAGGATAGCAGTCATAAAGTTTCCTGGTACTAACTGTGATGAGGATGTAGCTCATGCTATAAATACCGTGACCAGCCTTAAAGCTGAGGTCATATGGTATAAGGATTTTACTCTTGATCCTTGGGATGCCATTGTTATACCTGGAGGTTTTAGCTATGGTGATTGGCTTAGAGCTGGTGCTATAGCAGCTAGAACAAGTGTTCTGGAGAGAATTGCTGAAGCTGTGGATAGGGGAATACCTGTTCTAGGTATATGCAATGGTTTTCAGATACTTGTTGAAGCAGGTCTATTGCCAGGAGCGCTAACAGTTAACGATATTGGAAGATTTGTCTGCAAATGGGTTAAACTGTATGTTGAAAGACCTAGGGGTCCATGGCTATCTCTTGCAGAGGATGGTATGGAGCTCGATATGCCTATAGCACATGCTGAAGGCAGATATATTGTAGATAGTGAAACATATAACAGCATCCTTATGAAAAGCCCATTGATTAGATATAAAGATGGTTGGAATTCAAATGGAAGTCTCTATAATATTGCAGGTGTAGCTAGTGAAGATGGATATGTATTAGGGCTTATGCCACATCCAGAAAGAGCCTCAGAAGAAGAACTCACTCCACCTCGTTTTTCTCCAGGTGGTAGAGTGATATTCAAAAGCATTGAATATTCAATTAAAAGGGGATGGTAG
- a CDS encoding phosphoribosylformylglycinamidine synthase II (COGs: COG0046 Phosphoribosylformylglycinamidine (FGAM) synthase synthetase domain~InterPro IPR010918:IPR000728:IPR010074~KEGG: dka:DKAM_0522 phosphoribosylformylglycinamidine synthase II~PFAM: AIR synthase related protein domain protein; AIR synthase related protein~PRIAM: Phosphoribosylformylglycinamidine synthase~SPTR: B8D417 Phosphoribosylformylglycinamidine synthase II~TIGRFAM: phosphoribosylformylglycinamidine synthase II~PFAM: AIR synthase related protein, N-terminal domain; AIR synthase related protein, C-terminal domain~TIGRFAM: phosphoribosylformylglycinamidine synthase II), protein MPLTNDEIEEIKRILGREPTVEELAMFEAQWSEHCSYKSSRLLLRLLPTKAKHVVLGPGRDAPAVEVFPDVLVVFKIESHNHPSAVDPYNGAATGIGGIVRDILTLGAKPIALLDLLYMGNPRDPHANWLIRGIVKGISDYGNRIGIPTVAGDTWFDEAFNKQPLVNVACVGIVSPDKAVLSGPKSGDLILIIGNATGRDGLLGSSFASRPLAEDVDKDIGAVQVGDPLTEKLLIDVIQILVEKNLVNYIKDLGGGGLTTALSESAADHGLGAVIYLDKLHTRQSLTPLELLVSESQERMLLAVPPTKIEDVKNILEGYEVPYSIIGYFDDSGIIKVFYMDRKVVEAPAKELAKPRAIRRPSKPPTEALKGFEPIILPDTEIDIEKTILLLLSSPNIASKKWIYEQYDHEVGARTIIKPGYGDAAVLRLLDGSRRGIAVKGDANPRYTYLDPFNGAANVVSECYRNLTAVGSTPLAIVDELNAGNPEKPEHYWYFEEMLKGLAWISDELGLPIVGGKVSFYNEDSRGVQVKPTLTVVGVGRIDDISYARGMGFREYGSYIVVIGTTYPEIGGTEYLYRVHGIEHGEIPKPRPTYEISHGNIVRRLIHRDIALSVHDIGLGGLGIALIEMAIVSGIGFDVDLSVIPMRAVDRLDVLLFSETQARYIIEIDGRRLDEAKKILDESSVVYSVIGVTKGYEKTVFRYNGNVVASIDLINAVDIYMNSLERELEVV, encoded by the coding sequence GTGCCATTAACAAATGATGAGATAGAAGAGATCAAGAGGATCCTAGGGAGGGAACCAACAGTAGAAGAGCTTGCTATGTTTGAAGCACAGTGGAGTGAGCATTGTTCCTATAAGAGTAGTAGATTGTTGCTAAGACTTTTACCTACAAAAGCAAAACATGTTGTTTTGGGGCCGGGTAGAGATGCTCCAGCTGTAGAAGTTTTTCCAGATGTTCTAGTAGTCTTTAAGATTGAGAGTCATAATCATCCATCAGCTGTAGATCCCTATAATGGAGCTGCAACAGGTATAGGGGGTATTGTAAGAGATATTCTAACCCTTGGTGCAAAACCAATAGCACTCCTGGATCTTCTATACATGGGCAATCCAAGAGATCCTCATGCAAATTGGCTTATAAGAGGTATTGTAAAGGGTATTAGCGACTATGGGAATAGGATAGGGATACCAACTGTAGCTGGAGACACATGGTTTGATGAAGCCTTCAATAAACAGCCTCTTGTGAATGTTGCATGTGTAGGTATAGTATCTCCTGATAAAGCTGTTTTATCGGGTCCAAAATCAGGGGATCTAATACTTATTATAGGTAATGCAACAGGTAGAGATGGTCTCTTGGGAAGCAGCTTTGCTTCACGTCCACTAGCAGAAGATGTTGACAAAGATATAGGTGCTGTCCAGGTTGGAGATCCCCTAACTGAGAAGCTTCTCATAGATGTTATCCAGATTCTTGTAGAGAAAAATCTTGTGAACTACATAAAGGATCTTGGCGGCGGAGGCCTCACAACAGCTTTAAGCGAATCTGCTGCTGATCATGGTCTTGGAGCAGTTATTTATCTAGACAAGCTCCACACTAGACAGAGCTTAACACCTCTAGAACTCTTGGTATCTGAGAGCCAGGAGAGAATGCTTCTAGCGGTTCCACCTACAAAGATAGAGGATGTGAAAAACATTCTTGAGGGGTATGAGGTTCCCTATAGCATTATAGGATATTTTGATGATAGTGGTATTATAAAAGTATTTTATATGGATAGAAAGGTTGTTGAAGCACCTGCTAAAGAACTCGCAAAACCAAGGGCTATCAGAAGACCGTCAAAACCTCCAACAGAAGCTTTGAAGGGGTTTGAGCCAATTATACTACCAGATACTGAGATAGATATAGAGAAGACAATTCTCTTGCTTCTATCGTCACCTAATATCGCTTCAAAGAAATGGATCTATGAACAGTATGACCATGAGGTCGGTGCTAGAACTATAATAAAACCTGGATATGGTGATGCAGCTGTACTAAGACTTTTAGATGGGTCTAGAAGAGGTATAGCAGTTAAAGGAGATGCAAATCCTAGATATACCTATCTAGATCCATTCAACGGTGCAGCAAATGTTGTATCTGAATGCTATAGAAATCTAACAGCTGTAGGATCAACACCTCTTGCAATTGTTGACGAACTTAATGCTGGAAATCCAGAGAAGCCTGAGCATTATTGGTATTTTGAGGAAATGTTGAAGGGTCTTGCCTGGATATCTGATGAACTTGGTCTTCCCATAGTCGGTGGAAAGGTTAGTTTCTATAACGAGGACTCAAGAGGTGTTCAAGTAAAACCAACACTAACTGTGGTAGGTGTTGGAAGGATTGATGATATTAGTTATGCTAGGGGTATGGGCTTTAGAGAATATGGCTCATACATAGTAGTTATAGGTACTACATATCCAGAGATTGGAGGTACAGAATATCTATATAGAGTACATGGAATAGAACATGGAGAGATACCTAAGCCAAGACCAACATATGAAATTAGCCATGGCAATATAGTTAGAAGGCTTATACATAGAGATATAGCTTTATCTGTCCACGATATAGGTCTTGGAGGTCTTGGAATAGCTCTCATAGAGATGGCTATAGTTAGTGGAATAGGTTTTGATGTAGATCTCTCCGTTATTCCTATGAGAGCTGTTGATAGATTGGATGTTCTATTATTTTCAGAGACACAGGCCAGATATATTATTGAAATCGATGGTAGAAGGCTTGATGAAGCTAAGAAGATTCTTGATGAAAGTAGTGTTGTGTATAGTGTTATAGGTGTTACAAAGGGTTATGAAAAGACAGTGTTTAGATACAATGGAAACGTTGTAGCCTCCATAGATCTCATCAATGCTGTAGATATATACATGAACTCTCTTGAGAGAGAGCTGGAGGTGGTATAG